The Proteiniborus ethanoligenes sequence TTACCTTTTAAAAGAATTAAAAAAATTAAAAGAAAGTTGATAGTTTGACTATCGGCTTTTTTATTTTCAGTTATAATAAATTTTACTGATGAAAGTAATACAAAACCATTATTTTCTGGGTCTTATGAACTATATAATAAAAAACGATAAATATTTACAAGATATTGAAGGAAAAGTGAAAATATAATAGAATAAATATATATTGTGTTTAAAAATAGCATAAAAACAAATTTATGTGGTATATGTATTATAATATGCAGTTTTCGTTAGAAAAAGCTTAATTTATGTAAATACATTATCATAAAAGGGTGGTATATTTATGGTAAATAGAATTTTTAGTACAACAGATTTTTTTAAAAAAGCACTCGATGGCTCTGCACTAAGACACAATGCTATATCTAATAATATTGCAAATGTAAATACGCCAGGATATAAAAGGGTTACAGTTGAGTTTGAAGATTTGTTAAAAAATGAATTAGAAAAAAATAGGATTAGGCTTTCAACTACTCATAGCAAACATATTGGAGGATATACAAGTGCTAGTATAGGATCAGTGGTTAAAGAACATAAGAATTATTCAACAAGAAGAGATAAAAATAGCGTTAATATCGATATTGAAGTTGCTGAAAGAGCTAAGAATGAAATTTATTATAATGCTATTAGCAGACAATTATCCAGACAGTTTGAGGCTATTAGTTCGGTAATTAATGAAGGAGGTAGATAAACTTGAAGATGTTTAATTCTATAGACATTAGTGCAACTGGGATGACAGCAGAAAGGACTAGAATGGATATCATATCAAAAAATATTGCTAATGCAAGTACTACGAGAACTAGCAGTGGGACACCATATAGAAGGCAAATGGTTGTTTTTAAAGAAAATGGGACTACACCTTTTTCATATTATTTATCTAAATCTTCAAATGAACTTTTAAAAAACAAAGGCGTGAAAATTAGTGCCATAGTAGAAGATAAAACACCCTTTAAACAAGTATATGAGCCAGGACATCCTGATGCAAATGAAAATGGATACATACAAATGCCAAATGTGGATATTACAACGGAAATGGTAGATATGATTTCTGCAACTAGGGCTTATGAAGCTAATATGAGTGCTATTAACTCAGCTAAAAACATGGCCTTGAAAGCTTTAGAAATAGGACGTTAGTGGGGGGAAGTCATGAGAATAGAGAATTTAAGTAAGCCTTTAGAGATAAAAGGCAGCATCAATAAAAATCAAATGGACAACCTAGATATGAAAACCTCATTTAATGATTTATTAAAAAATGCTTTAAATGAGGTTAATAAATTACAAACAGAAGCAGATGACCACAACAAACTATTGGCTATTGGGCAAGTAGATAACATTCATGATGTTACAATAGCATCAGAGAAAGCAAAAATTGCACTTCAAATGACTCTTGCCATTAGAAATAAAGTAGTTGATGCATATAAAGAGATAATGAGAATGCAAGTTTAATTTTTATGCAGTAAGAAATGAGGTGATAGGGTGGGGGAACTAATACAGCAAATGAGAAGGCAGTTGAACGAGTTTTGGAAAAACCTAGAAAAAGGTAAAAAAATTAAACTTGTTATTGGTATCTTAATTTTATTAATATCTTTAACGTTGATGATATTTTTCTTAACAAGGACTAAGTATGAAGTTCTATTTAGCGGATTAACTTCAAAGGATGCAGCGCTAGTTACAAAAAAGCTTGATGATATGAATGTGAAATGGAAAGATGAATATAATGGAACTACTATACTAGTACCTAAGAATGATAAAAATAGATTAAAAATGGAACTAATTAGAGAAGGCATTCCCAGAGGCAGA is a genomic window containing:
- the fliE gene encoding flagellar hook-basal body complex protein FliE, which produces MRIENLSKPLEIKGSINKNQMDNLDMKTSFNDLLKNALNEVNKLQTEADDHNKLLAIGQVDNIHDVTIASEKAKIALQMTLAIRNKVVDAYKEIMRMQV
- the flgB gene encoding flagellar basal body rod protein FlgB; translated protein: MVNRIFSTTDFFKKALDGSALRHNAISNNIANVNTPGYKRVTVEFEDLLKNELEKNRIRLSTTHSKHIGGYTSASIGSVVKEHKNYSTRRDKNSVNIDIEVAERAKNEIYYNAISRQLSRQFEAISSVINEGGR
- the flgC gene encoding flagellar basal body rod protein FlgC, yielding MFNSIDISATGMTAERTRMDIISKNIANASTTRTSSGTPYRRQMVVFKENGTTPFSYYLSKSSNELLKNKGVKISAIVEDKTPFKQVYEPGHPDANENGYIQMPNVDITTEMVDMISATRAYEANMSAINSAKNMALKALEIGR